The Mycolicibacterium aurum genome segment TGGCGGTGACCCACCGAAGGGTCTCGTGACCATGTTCCCCTGGGCCGACCTGACCAACGGCTCCGGCAGCTTCGAGTCGAATGAACACCGGGTTTTGCTGTCCCGCGATGGTCTTTCACGTAGTGCGCTGGCCTATGCGGGCGGCCGTGATCTGAAGACGCCTCTGGTATCGCCGCTCCACGGCTCATTTTCCGACTTTCCCCCCACCTTGATCGCCGTCGGTACCGACGACTGTCTACTCGATGACGCACGCAACGTCTCGGACCGCATGCGCGCCGCCGGCGTGGACGTCACGCTTATCGAAATAGCCGGCGGGTTCCATGGTTTCATTCTGTTGCCTGCGCCGGAATCGAAAGAAGCCAGGCGAGAGATGTCGCTCTTTGTCGCTCAAGCCCTCAACGATCTTTGAGGGCTTGAGCTTCGCAAGCCATCGCGCGGCCAACGTGGGGGTTATCCCCCACCGAAGCAAGGGTTATCCCCGGCGACACTGGCATGTGTGAGCGCCATGCTGGTGCCATGACCCTGGGTGGCGTGGTGAGCTGCGCGACCACTGCGCGACACAGGACGGGGTTATTCCCCGTGACCCTGGTGGTTTTCAGCGGCCTGCTGGTGGTCATCACCTTGGCTGGCGTGCCTGCGGCGCGGGCCGACGGCATCGGATCGGACGCAGACGTGCACGTCGCCCAGTCGCTCGGCGGCCGCGAGTTGACCGTCACGATCCGGCGAGTCGGCCCGGCGCTCGGGCCTCTGCACGTCGACGTCGTCACACATCGCGGCGACGGTCCAGGCACACTCCGACTCACCGCGTCAGCACCGGACGCCACCACCAGCAGCGTCCAGGTGAAGCTCGGCACGCCCGGCATGTATTCAGCCACACTGAGCGTCGATCGGGCCGGACCGTGGGAACTGATCGTCGACGACGGCCACACCGCGGCGCGGATCCCGTTTCTGGTTCCCGTGCAGGTGATCCCGCCGTGGAAGAAAGCCAGTGACTACGGCTTCTTCGCCGCGGGCGCGCTGCTGATCGTCTCGCTGGCAGCGGCAATGCGCGCGCGCCGCAGCTGGATGGCGGTGGTCCCGGCGACCGGCATGATCGTCGCGCTGACGGTGGCTGTTACCGGCGCGACGCTGTCGGCGTACTCCCCGCCGCCCCCGCAGCCCGGCCGGGACCTTGACCCCACCCGCGAGAACATCCGCGATCCGTACGCCCGCGTTGCGGCCAATTCGCAGAATCCGATGGACTATTCGCGGCCGCCGGTGAACATGGCGGTGTCTGCTGGCCAGTCCACCCTGCGTGTGAACCTCACCGACTCCTCCACCGGACGTCCAGCCGACGACCTGCTGATCCACCACGGCGCGCTGATCCACCTCATCGTCGTCTCACCTGCGGGCACCATGTCGCACGTGCATCCTGTCCGTGTCTCGCCGGGTCGGTACGAGGCGACGTTCGACACCACCGAACGCGGGACATACGCGATGACCGCCGAGATCGCCAGGCGCGGTGGCGGAGTGCAACTGCTCCGTGGCTCGGTCGACGGGCAAGCCGTTGCCCCACCACCGAGCACGACGCCACCCTCGCAGGGCGAGATCAGCGCGACGGTCGCACCGGCGGGCAGCCCGAGCACCATCCGGGCCAGGTTCGGGGACACCCCCGATCTGCAGCCGTGGCTCGGGATGGTCGGACACATGATGGTTGTCGGACCACTACCCGACGGCCCCGACATCGGCAAACACGCACTGACAGCGCCGATCTGGTCGCATGCGCATGCCATGGTGCCGCCCGCACCCGGCGCCGCGGGCGGGCAGCCCGACGAATCGGTCGCTCGGTACGGGCCCGAGATCGACTTCACCTAC includes the following:
- a CDS encoding alpha/beta hydrolase — its product is MSLVRRVLDRGGDPPKGLVTMFPWADLTNGSGSFESNEHRVLLSRDGLSRSALAYAGGRDLKTPLVSPLHGSFSDFPPTLIAVGTDDCLLDDARNVSDRMRAAGVDVTLIEIAGGFHGFILLPAPESKEARREMSLFVAQALNDL